A genomic window from Mesotoga infera includes:
- a CDS encoding BMP family ABC transporter substrate-binding protein, which produces MKTILIAVLALLASILLAEPLGIAFVYVGSVDDGGWTQKHDEGRQYIEKVFGNRIETSCIENVTEGEQDLEVLRGFAEREVRLVFSTSFGFMDDVVEVAKDFPGTIFMHCSGYKTAENLGTYFGRIYEPAYLTGLIAGKMTKSDLIGYVATFKIPEVIRGINAFAIGVSKTNPDAKIHVIWTETWFDPSSEEEAADALLDLGADVIAQSQDSPAAVQAAGQRGVYAIGYNTDMSAFSPDTFLTSPVWDWGIFYERMINEVIDDKWISSQYWGGIGDGVVDIVMSELVPDDLMNLVKNERKRIIESDYYPFEGPLIDQEGNTRYSKGETPTDEELLAMDWFVDNVVGSPK; this is translated from the coding sequence GTGAAAACAATCCTTATCGCCGTTTTGGCTCTCCTTGCTTCAATTTTGCTTGCAGAACCTCTTGGGATAGCGTTTGTCTATGTCGGTTCAGTAGACGATGGAGGCTGGACACAGAAACATGATGAGGGTCGCCAGTATATTGAGAAGGTATTTGGCAATCGGATAGAGACTTCATGCATTGAGAACGTTACCGAAGGCGAACAGGATCTTGAAGTGCTAAGGGGTTTCGCCGAGCGAGAAGTAAGGCTTGTTTTCAGCACGAGCTTCGGTTTTATGGATGATGTTGTAGAAGTTGCGAAGGACTTCCCCGGCACGATTTTCATGCACTGTTCTGGTTACAAGACGGCAGAGAACCTGGGGACTTATTTCGGGAGAATATACGAACCGGCCTACCTTACAGGGCTGATCGCCGGGAAGATGACAAAGAGCGACTTGATAGGATATGTTGCCACTTTCAAGATTCCCGAAGTAATCAGGGGTATAAATGCGTTCGCAATAGGAGTTTCGAAGACGAATCCAGATGCAAAAATTCACGTTATCTGGACCGAGACCTGGTTCGATCCCTCTTCAGAAGAGGAGGCGGCAGACGCCCTCCTGGATCTTGGAGCCGATGTCATCGCCCAGAGCCAGGATTCGCCGGCTGCAGTCCAGGCGGCCGGACAGCGCGGTGTCTACGCTATTGGTTACAACACCGATATGAGCGCCTTCAGTCCAGACACTTTTCTTACTTCTCCCGTATGGGATTGGGGCATCTTCTACGAAAGAATGATAAATGAAGTAATCGATGACAAATGGATCAGCAGTCAGTACTGGGGTGGAATAGGTGACGGGGTTGTCGACATAGTAATGAGCGAGCTAGTCCCGGATGATCTGATGAACCTGGTGAAAAACGAAAGAAAGAGGATAATCGAGAGTGATTATTACCCGTTTGAGGGTCCTTTGATTGATCAGGAAGGAAACACGAGATATTCAAAGGGCGAAACTCCCACAGATGAAGAACTGCTTGCAATGGATTGGTTTGTCGACAATGTCGTTGGCAGCCCAAAGTGA